The following proteins are co-located in the Polymorphospora rubra genome:
- the rplM gene encoding 50S ribosomal protein L13: MRTYSPKPGEIERQWHVIDASDVVLGRLATHVATLLRGKHKPTFAPHVDTGDFVVVVNAGKVALTGNKRQTKVAYRHSGYPGGLKQVGYDELLTKRPERAIELAVKGMLPHNRLGRQLIKKLKVYPGAEHPHIAQQPVPFEIKQIAQ, encoded by the coding sequence GTGCGTACGTACAGCCCGAAGCCGGGTGAGATCGAGCGTCAGTGGCACGTCATCGACGCCTCTGATGTCGTGCTGGGCCGTCTGGCCACCCACGTCGCCACGTTGCTGCGTGGTAAGCACAAGCCCACTTTCGCGCCGCACGTTGACACCGGCGACTTCGTCGTCGTCGTCAACGCCGGCAAGGTCGCGCTGACCGGCAACAAGCGGCAGACCAAGGTGGCCTACCGCCACTCGGGTTACCCCGGTGGTCTGAAGCAGGTCGGCTACGACGAGCTGCTGACCAAGCGTCCCGAGCGGGCCATCGAGCTGGCCGTCAAGGGCATGCTCCCGCACAACCGGCTCGGCCGGCAGCTGATCAAGAAGCTGAAGGTCTACCCTGGTGCCGAGCACCCGCACATCGCGCAGCAGCCGGTGCCGTTCGAGATCAAGCAGATCGCGCAGTGA
- a CDS encoding type VII secretion target, with translation MTDGSIRVRIAALRRAAGESTGTAYRLGQGLGATPGLVVTAPGWATTAALAHVEAAVHRSLTVLGGRTADTADALRRSADGYEAADDRAARRMAGIG, from the coding sequence ATGACCGACGGTTCCATCCGGGTGCGGATCGCCGCACTGCGCCGCGCCGCCGGCGAGTCGACCGGCACGGCGTACCGGCTCGGTCAGGGGCTCGGCGCGACGCCGGGGCTGGTCGTCACCGCCCCGGGCTGGGCCACCACCGCCGCGCTGGCGCACGTCGAGGCGGCGGTCCACCGGTCGCTGACGGTGCTCGGCGGCCGGACGGCGGACACCGCCGACGCGCTGCGCCGGTCCGCCGACGGCTACGAGGCGGCCGACGACCGGGCGGCGCGACGCATGGCCGGCATCGGATGA
- a CDS encoding uroporphyrinogen-III synthase, whose translation MSDELAGFTVGVTAHRRRDDLATMLERHGARVVLAPALRIVPLADDTELRAATRACLDSPPDIVIVNTGIGMRGWLEAADGWGLGEPLRAVLGSAHVVTRDPQAGRAVRAAGLRVGWSPGSEGHDEIVEHLRGRGIAGRVVAMQLHGERQPDQTTALEAAGAVVIEVPVYRWAPPIDPAPLHRLVDLVTGRLVNAVTFTSAPAVDALLRAAGANGDAVLDALRSDVLASCVGAVTAAPLRQHGVPVVTPSRAHPAALVHALVDELPQRAISLKVGGHTLVLRGHAAVIDGELRPLAPAPMAVLRALAATPGRVLSRSALLRTLPRGADEHAVEMAVARLRAGLGTPGVVQTVVKRGYRLPVD comes from the coding sequence GTGAGCGACGAACTCGCCGGTTTCACCGTCGGCGTCACCGCCCACCGCCGCCGCGACGATCTGGCCACCATGCTCGAGCGCCACGGTGCGCGGGTGGTGCTCGCGCCGGCCCTGCGCATCGTGCCGCTGGCCGACGACACCGAGCTGCGCGCCGCCACCCGGGCCTGCCTGGACAGCCCGCCCGACATCGTCATCGTCAACACCGGCATCGGAATGCGCGGCTGGCTGGAGGCGGCCGACGGCTGGGGGCTGGGCGAACCGCTGCGCGCCGTACTCGGGTCCGCGCACGTCGTGACCCGCGACCCGCAGGCGGGCCGCGCGGTGCGGGCGGCCGGGCTGCGGGTCGGGTGGTCGCCCGGCTCGGAGGGGCACGACGAGATCGTCGAGCACCTGCGGGGGCGGGGCATCGCCGGCCGGGTGGTCGCGATGCAACTGCACGGCGAACGGCAGCCGGACCAGACGACCGCCCTGGAAGCCGCCGGGGCCGTCGTGATCGAGGTACCGGTGTACCGCTGGGCACCGCCGATCGACCCGGCTCCGCTGCACCGCCTGGTCGACCTGGTCACCGGTCGGCTCGTCAACGCGGTCACGTTCACCTCGGCGCCGGCCGTGGACGCGCTGCTGCGGGCCGCCGGCGCGAACGGCGACGCGGTACTCGACGCGCTACGGTCCGACGTACTGGCCAGCTGTGTCGGCGCGGTGACCGCCGCCCCGCTACGCCAGCACGGGGTGCCGGTCGTGACCCCGAGCCGGGCCCATCCGGCCGCGCTCGTCCACGCCCTGGTCGACGAACTGCCCCAACGGGCGATCAGCCTGAAGGTCGGCGGCCACACGCTCGTTCTGCGCGGGCACGCGGCGGTGATCGACGGCGAACTGCGTCCGCTCGCGCCGGCACCGATGGCGGTGCTGCGGGCCCTCGCCGCGACCCCGGGCCGCGTGCTGTCGAGGTCGGCCCTGCTCCGTACGCTGCCCCGCGGCGCCGACGAGCACGCGGTGGAGATGGCGGTGGCCCGGTTGCGGGCCGGCCTGGGCACCCCGGGTGTGGTGCAGACGGTGGTGAAGCGCGGCTACCGCCTGCCGGTGGACTGA
- a CDS encoding roadblock/LC7 domain-containing protein, with protein MNRPAAMQDMGWLLSNFADSVAGIAHVVAVSADGLLLASSRDLPADRADQLAAITSGVVSLTDGASRMFSAGGVLQTVIEMDSGYLFLMSISDGSSMAVLAARSCDVGQVGYEMALLVERVGAALIPLPREAVAPRA; from the coding sequence ATGAACAGGCCAGCAGCTATGCAGGACATGGGTTGGCTGCTCAGCAATTTCGCCGACAGCGTGGCCGGAATCGCTCACGTGGTCGCCGTTTCGGCCGACGGCCTGCTTCTCGCCTCGTCGCGGGACCTTCCGGCGGACCGGGCCGACCAGCTCGCCGCCATCACGTCCGGCGTCGTCAGCCTGACCGACGGCGCGTCCCGGATGTTCAGCGCCGGGGGGGTGCTGCAGACGGTCATCGAGATGGACAGCGGCTATCTCTTCCTGATGTCCATCAGCGACGGTTCGTCGATGGCGGTGCTCGCCGCCCGTAGCTGTGACGTCGGCCAGGTCGGATACGAGATGGCGCTGCTGGTCGAGCGGGTCGGGGCGGCGCTGATCCCGCTGCCCCGCGAAGCTGTCGCGCCGCGGGCCTGA
- a CDS encoding GTP-binding protein gives MDFAGYDPARAQPPQRNRGITSAKIVVAGGFGVGKTTLVGAVSEITPLTTEAVMTAAGVGIDDPSKVPGKETTTVAMDFGRITMAEDLILYLFGTPGQTRFWFMWDEIIRGAVGAAVLVDTRRITDAFAPLDYFENRGLPYVVALNHFDGGARYATEEIREALAIAPHVPMVTCDARQRDSVKYVLVNVVEHAMARLRAQHDRGHPTPVG, from the coding sequence GTGGACTTCGCAGGCTATGACCCGGCCAGAGCCCAACCGCCGCAACGCAACCGGGGGATCACCTCGGCAAAGATCGTTGTCGCTGGTGGCTTCGGTGTGGGCAAGACGACGCTGGTCGGAGCGGTCTCGGAGATCACTCCGCTGACCACCGAGGCCGTCATGACCGCGGCTGGTGTCGGCATCGACGACCCGTCGAAGGTGCCTGGCAAGGAGACAACCACGGTCGCCATGGACTTCGGTCGTATCACCATGGCCGAGGACCTGATCCTCTACCTGTTCGGTACCCCCGGGCAGACCCGCTTCTGGTTCATGTGGGACGAGATCATCCGTGGTGCCGTCGGGGCCGCCGTCCTCGTGGACACCCGCCGCATCACCGACGCCTTCGCACCGCTCGACTACTTCGAGAACCGCGGACTGCCGTACGTCGTGGCACTCAACCACTTCGACGGCGGGGCCCGCTACGCGACGGAGGAGATCCGGGAGGCGCTGGCCATCGCACCGCACGTGCCGATGGTCACCTGCGACGCCCGGCAGCGTGACTCGGTGAAGTACGTCCTCGTCAACGTCGTCGAACATGCGATGGCGAGGTTGCGGGCCCAGCACGACCGGGGACATCCCACCCCGGTCGGCTGA
- the glmM gene encoding phosphoglucosamine mutase, whose translation MGRLFGTDGVRGKANADLTPELALAIAVAAAHTLAESDRSHAPLAVVGRDPRASGEMLEAAVVAGLASAGANVLRVGVLPTPGVAFLVGETKADLGVMLSASHNPMPDNGIKLFAAGGHKLPDEVEMRIEAAIEANAATAWERPTGAGIGRVHDLLDGADHYVQHLVGSVPHRLDGLKVVVDCANGAAADIAPVAYKEAGAEVIAIHAEPDGLNINDGCGSTHLDVVRAAVVEHGADLGLAHDGDADRCHAVTADGEEVDGDQIMAILALAMREAGTLTEDTLVATVMSNLGLRLAMSREGIRLVETRVGDRYVLEELRASGLALGGEQSGHIIVPAYATTGDGVLTGLHLMSRMAATGRSLADLASVVTKLPQVLVNVPVGDRTVGATAPAVVAAAERAEAELGETGRVLLRPSGTEPLVRVMVEAATEGTAREVAERIAAEVRQASPA comes from the coding sequence ATGGGTCGGTTGTTCGGCACGGACGGGGTACGTGGGAAGGCGAACGCCGACCTCACACCCGAATTGGCGCTCGCGATCGCCGTCGCCGCGGCGCACACCCTCGCCGAGTCCGACCGCAGCCACGCTCCGCTGGCGGTCGTCGGCCGGGACCCCCGGGCCAGTGGCGAGATGCTGGAGGCCGCCGTCGTGGCGGGGCTGGCCAGCGCCGGCGCCAACGTGCTGCGGGTCGGCGTCCTGCCCACCCCCGGTGTCGCCTTCCTGGTCGGCGAGACAAAGGCCGACCTCGGCGTGATGCTCTCGGCGTCGCACAACCCGATGCCCGACAACGGGATCAAGCTGTTCGCGGCCGGCGGCCACAAGTTGCCCGACGAGGTCGAGATGCGGATCGAGGCCGCGATCGAGGCCAACGCCGCCACCGCCTGGGAACGGCCCACCGGTGCCGGCATCGGCCGGGTCCACGACCTGCTGGACGGCGCCGACCACTACGTACAGCACCTCGTCGGCTCGGTGCCGCACCGGCTCGACGGCCTCAAGGTCGTCGTCGACTGCGCCAACGGCGCGGCCGCGGACATCGCGCCGGTGGCCTACAAGGAGGCCGGCGCCGAGGTCATCGCGATCCACGCCGAACCCGACGGGCTCAACATCAACGACGGCTGCGGGTCCACCCACCTCGACGTCGTCCGGGCGGCCGTGGTCGAGCACGGCGCGGACCTCGGCCTCGCCCACGATGGCGACGCCGACCGTTGCCACGCGGTGACCGCCGACGGCGAGGAGGTCGACGGCGACCAGATCATGGCGATCCTCGCGCTGGCCATGCGCGAGGCCGGCACGCTGACCGAGGACACCCTGGTCGCCACCGTGATGAGCAACCTCGGGCTGCGTCTCGCCATGTCGCGTGAGGGCATCCGGCTGGTCGAGACCCGGGTCGGTGACCGGTACGTCCTGGAGGAGTTGCGCGCGTCCGGGCTGGCCCTGGGCGGCGAGCAGAGCGGCCACATCATCGTGCCCGCGTACGCCACCACCGGCGACGGGGTGCTGACCGGACTGCATCTGATGTCGCGGATGGCCGCCACCGGGCGGTCGCTGGCCGACCTGGCGTCGGTGGTGACGAAGCTGCCACAGGTGCTGGTCAACGTGCCGGTCGGCGACCGTACCGTGGGCGCGACCGCGCCGGCCGTGGTGGCCGCGGCGGAGCGGGCCGAGGCCGAGTTGGGGGAGACCGGTCGGGTGCTGCTGCGCCCGTCGGGGACCGAGCCGCTGGTACGTGTGATGGTCGAGGCGGCCACCGAGGGGACCGCCCGCGAGGTGGCGGAGCGGATCGCCGCCGAGGTCCGCCAGGCCAGCCCGGCCTGA
- the glmS gene encoding glutamine--fructose-6-phosphate transaminase (isomerizing), which yields MCGIVGYVGARPALSIVLDGLRRLEYRGYDSAGVAVVGDGELLTEKRAGKLANLEKALAERGIADPEGTGPVLGIGDGTTGIGHTRWATHGGPTDRNAHPHVARDGRVAVIHNGIIENFAKLRDELESDGVEFTSDTDTECAAHLLAGALAELRAGGAPDGPQLLAAAMRQVCVRLEGAFTLLAADAAIPGAVVGARRNSPLVVGRGTGENFLASDVSAFIEHTREAVELGQDQVVLITADSIEITDFDGRPAAGKDFHIDWDASAAEKGGYDYFMLKEIAEQPQAVADTLLGRLTETGEILLDEVRLSDQDLRDVDKVFIVACGTAYHAGLVAKYAIEHWTRIPCEVELASEFRYRDPVLDRSTLVVAISQSGETMDTLMALRHAKEQKARVLAICNTNGSTIPRESDAVLYTHSGPEIAVASTKAFLTQLVACYLIGLHLAQVRGVKYADEVAAVVDQLQEVPDKLRTVLAAMEPVRQLARDLSTAGTVLFIGRHVGYPVALEGALKLKELAYMHAEGFAAGELKHGPIALIDKGTPVICVVPSPAGRGMLRDKIVSNIQEVRARGARTIVIAEEGDEAVLPFADHVIYVPRTPTLLAPLVTSVPLQVFACAVADARGHDVDQPRNLAKSVTVE from the coding sequence ATGTGTGGAATCGTGGGGTACGTCGGCGCCCGCCCGGCGCTGAGCATCGTGCTGGACGGCCTGCGGCGGCTGGAATACCGCGGCTACGACTCGGCCGGCGTGGCGGTCGTCGGTGACGGCGAGCTGCTGACCGAGAAGAGGGCCGGCAAGCTGGCCAACCTCGAGAAGGCGCTCGCCGAGCGGGGCATCGCCGATCCGGAGGGCACCGGGCCGGTCCTCGGCATCGGTGACGGGACGACCGGCATCGGCCACACCCGCTGGGCCACCCACGGCGGCCCGACCGACCGCAACGCCCATCCCCACGTGGCCCGCGACGGCCGGGTCGCCGTCATCCACAACGGCATCATCGAGAACTTCGCGAAGCTGCGGGACGAGCTGGAGTCCGACGGCGTCGAGTTCACCAGCGACACCGACACCGAGTGCGCCGCCCACCTGCTCGCCGGTGCGCTCGCCGAGCTGCGGGCGGGCGGGGCGCCGGACGGCCCGCAGCTGCTCGCGGCCGCCATGCGCCAGGTGTGTGTCCGGCTGGAGGGGGCCTTCACCCTGCTCGCCGCCGACGCCGCCATCCCCGGCGCGGTGGTCGGCGCGCGGCGCAACTCGCCGCTGGTGGTCGGCCGGGGCACGGGGGAGAACTTCCTTGCCAGCGACGTGTCGGCGTTCATCGAGCACACCCGCGAGGCGGTCGAGCTGGGCCAGGACCAGGTCGTGCTGATCACCGCCGACAGCATCGAGATCACCGATTTCGACGGCCGGCCGGCCGCCGGCAAGGACTTCCACATCGACTGGGACGCGTCCGCCGCCGAGAAGGGCGGCTACGACTACTTCATGCTCAAGGAGATCGCCGAGCAGCCGCAGGCGGTCGCCGACACGCTGCTCGGCCGGCTCACCGAGACCGGCGAGATCCTGCTCGACGAGGTCCGCCTCAGCGACCAGGACCTGCGCGACGTCGACAAGGTCTTCATCGTCGCCTGCGGCACCGCCTACCACGCCGGCCTGGTGGCGAAGTACGCGATCGAGCACTGGACCCGCATCCCCTGCGAGGTCGAGCTGGCCAGCGAGTTCCGCTACCGGGACCCGGTGCTCGACCGGTCGACGCTGGTGGTGGCGATCTCGCAGTCCGGCGAGACGATGGACACGCTGATGGCGCTGCGGCACGCCAAGGAGCAGAAGGCCCGGGTGCTGGCGATCTGCAACACCAACGGGTCCACCATCCCGCGCGAGTCCGACGCGGTGCTCTACACCCACAGCGGGCCGGAGATCGCGGTCGCCTCGACCAAGGCGTTCCTCACCCAGCTCGTGGCCTGCTATCTGATCGGCCTGCACCTGGCCCAGGTCCGGGGCGTCAAGTACGCCGACGAGGTGGCGGCCGTCGTCGACCAGCTCCAGGAGGTGCCGGACAAGCTGCGTACGGTGCTCGCCGCCATGGAGCCGGTACGGCAGCTGGCCCGGGACCTGTCGACCGCCGGCACGGTGCTGTTCATCGGCCGGCACGTCGGCTACCCGGTCGCCCTGGAGGGCGCGCTCAAGCTCAAGGAGCTGGCGTACATGCACGCCGAGGGCTTCGCCGCCGGTGAGCTGAAGCACGGCCCGATCGCCCTGATCGACAAGGGCACCCCGGTGATCTGCGTGGTCCCGTCCCCGGCCGGCCGGGGCATGCTCCGCGACAAGATCGTGTCGAACATCCAGGAGGTGCGGGCCCGCGGTGCGCGCACGATCGTGATCGCCGAGGAGGGCGACGAGGCGGTCCTGCCCTTCGCCGACCACGTGATCTACGTGCCGCGTACGCCGACCCTGCTCGCGCCGCTGGTCACCAGCGTGCCGTTGCAGGTCTTCGCCTGCGCGGTCGCCGACGCCCGCGGGCACGACGTCGACCAGCCCCGCAACCTGGCCAAATCGGTCACCGTGGAGTAG
- the rpsI gene encoding 30S ribosomal protein S9, whose amino-acid sequence MTDTTAPSPTAVAEVVVPATTAAPVARAPRGDRPIQTVGRRKEAIVRVRIVPGTGKITCNGRDLEAYFPSKVHQQLIKEPLVTAEKTEVFDVIANLRGGGITGQAGALRLGIARALCANDLDDRPALKKAGFLTRDARVKESKKYGLKKARKAPQYSKR is encoded by the coding sequence ATGACCGACACCACCGCGCCCAGCCCGACGGCCGTCGCCGAGGTAGTGGTGCCCGCCACGACTGCCGCCCCCGTTGCGCGGGCGCCGCGCGGCGACCGCCCGATCCAGACCGTGGGCCGCCGCAAGGAGGCCATCGTCCGGGTCCGTATCGTCCCCGGCACCGGCAAGATCACCTGCAACGGGCGCGACCTCGAGGCGTACTTCCCGAGCAAGGTGCACCAGCAGCTGATCAAGGAGCCGCTGGTGACCGCCGAGAAGACCGAGGTCTTCGACGTCATCGCCAACCTGCGTGGCGGCGGCATCACCGGCCAGGCCGGGGCGCTCCGGCTCGGCATCGCCCGTGCCCTGTGCGCGAACGACCTCGACGACCGGCCCGCTCTGAAGAAGGCCGGCTTCCTCACCCGGGACGCCCGGGTCAAGGAAAGCAAGAAGTACGGTCTCAAGAAGGCCCGCAAGGCGCCTCAGTACTCCAAGCGCTGA
- a CDS encoding alpha/beta hydrolase gives MIGYAQLWAADPAAWRSAGTAWRGLVTMVRRRTAEVARTRSALTDGWAGRAAGAAETRLDTLRDAVGATAPVLMEVDQILAEFATLLVRAKALLDAAVRGAAVSRVLVDRYGGVSLDAGVPQVDPRAGAAVLRVGAEIRAALELATRADREAARRLGDLATAVVTGWTAEPPPGRPAGDADPASVRRWWNGLTPAQRRWLVLHEPALVGGLDGVPVAARDQANRLLLPQLRADLLARQTELLTTRPRLPANHLEVLRIDANLGGLDAIEARLTAESGPRAYLLGLDPTGDGRTVVALGDPDLADHVVTYVPGMTSDLPGADGELGRAERILARAAELAPGQPAAAVLWLDYDAPDFVHEAHRASYAHDAGPALHRFQEGLRVSHEGGPAHHTVVGHSYGSLVVGAAARDHGLAADDLVLVGSPGVGVDHARDLGLPPERVWASTAGNDVIRYVPSARAFAGDLALSVAVPGIGPVLAFSRPGDDLWFGHDPSDRDFGGRVFASDPDGHTGYWDHDNRALDAMARIALGDAGRLPPTPR, from the coding sequence ATGATCGGCTACGCGCAACTGTGGGCCGCCGATCCGGCCGCCTGGCGGTCCGCCGGGACGGCCTGGCGCGGCCTCGTCACGATGGTGCGGCGGCGGACGGCGGAGGTCGCCCGGACCCGGTCGGCGTTGACCGACGGCTGGGCCGGGCGGGCGGCCGGTGCCGCGGAAACCCGGCTCGACACACTGCGTGACGCGGTCGGGGCCACCGCACCGGTCCTGATGGAGGTCGACCAGATCCTGGCCGAGTTCGCCACCCTGCTGGTCCGGGCGAAGGCGCTGCTCGACGCCGCCGTGCGCGGCGCGGCCGTCAGCCGGGTGCTGGTCGACCGGTACGGCGGCGTGTCGCTCGATGCCGGCGTGCCGCAGGTCGATCCGCGCGCCGGCGCGGCCGTGCTCCGGGTCGGGGCGGAGATCCGGGCCGCGCTGGAGTTGGCCACCCGGGCCGACCGGGAGGCGGCCCGGCGGCTCGGCGACCTCGCCACCGCGGTGGTGACCGGTTGGACGGCCGAACCACCGCCGGGCCGCCCGGCCGGCGATGCCGACCCGGCCTCCGTACGCCGGTGGTGGAACGGGCTCACCCCCGCGCAGCGGCGCTGGCTCGTACTGCACGAGCCGGCACTGGTCGGCGGCCTCGACGGAGTGCCGGTGGCCGCCCGTGACCAGGCCAACCGGCTGCTCCTGCCGCAACTGCGGGCCGACCTGCTCGCCCGCCAGACGGAACTGCTGACGACCCGGCCCCGGCTGCCCGCCAACCATCTCGAGGTGCTGCGGATCGACGCCAACCTGGGCGGTCTGGACGCGATCGAGGCACGACTCACCGCGGAGAGCGGCCCCCGGGCCTACCTGCTCGGCCTGGACCCGACCGGTGACGGGCGGACCGTCGTCGCGCTCGGCGACCCGGACCTCGCCGACCACGTGGTCACCTACGTGCCGGGGATGACCTCCGACCTGCCCGGCGCCGACGGGGAGTTGGGCCGGGCGGAGCGGATCCTCGCCCGGGCCGCCGAACTCGCCCCCGGCCAACCGGCGGCGGCGGTGCTGTGGCTGGACTACGACGCGCCGGACTTCGTGCACGAGGCCCACCGCGCGTCGTACGCCCACGACGCCGGGCCGGCCCTGCACCGGTTCCAGGAGGGCCTGCGGGTCAGCCACGAGGGCGGGCCGGCCCACCACACGGTGGTCGGGCACAGCTACGGCTCGTTGGTGGTCGGGGCGGCGGCACGTGACCACGGCCTCGCCGCCGACGACCTGGTCCTCGTCGGGTCACCCGGGGTCGGCGTCGACCACGCCCGCGACCTCGGGCTGCCGCCGGAGCGGGTGTGGGCGAGCACGGCCGGCAACGACGTGATCCGCTACGTGCCGTCGGCCCGCGCGTTCGCCGGCGATCTGGCGCTCAGCGTCGCGGTGCCCGGCATCGGGCCGGTGCTGGCGTTCAGCCGGCCCGGTGACGACCTGTGGTTCGGCCACGATCCCAGCGACCGTGACTTCGGCGGGCGGGTCTTCGCGAGCGACCCGGACGGGCACACCGGCTACTGGGACCACGACAACCGGGCGCTGGACGCCATGGCCCGCATCGCGCTCGGCGACGCGGGCCGGCTGCCACCTACTCCACGGTGA
- a CDS encoding holo-ACP synthase: MIVAVGIDVVLVERFARALARTPQLAERLFTEAERHTGAGNPRSPESLAARFAAKEAVAKSLGAPAGLHWHDCEVVAAPDGRPWLTVSGTVAAAADERGVNHWHLSLSHDGGIASAMVVAER, encoded by the coding sequence GTGATCGTGGCTGTCGGCATCGACGTCGTCCTGGTCGAGCGGTTCGCCCGGGCGCTGGCCCGCACCCCGCAGCTGGCCGAGCGGCTGTTCACCGAGGCGGAGCGGCACACCGGGGCCGGCAACCCGCGGTCGCCGGAGTCCCTGGCCGCGCGGTTCGCGGCCAAGGAGGCGGTGGCGAAGTCGCTCGGCGCCCCGGCCGGACTGCACTGGCACGACTGCGAGGTGGTCGCCGCCCCGGACGGCCGGCCCTGGTTGACCGTCTCCGGCACGGTCGCCGCCGCGGCGGACGAACGCGGCGTCAACCACTGGCACCTCTCGCTCTCCCACGACGGTGGGATCGCCTCCGCGATGGTCGTGGCCGAGCGATGA
- a CDS encoding DUF742 domain-containing protein, translating to MGQPREDPRGSLVRPYAVTRGRTEPRQHIAIEAVITATAAGVQESRFAGHDKHRIASVCEGRPLSLAEIGAYTRLPLGVARVLVADMVADGLLTLHTPASSEVYEERMELLERVLSGLRRL from the coding sequence ATGGGGCAGCCACGCGAGGATCCGCGCGGGTCACTGGTCAGACCGTATGCGGTCACCCGCGGCCGTACCGAACCCCGCCAGCACATCGCCATCGAGGCGGTGATCACGGCAACGGCGGCCGGGGTCCAGGAATCCCGGTTCGCCGGGCACGACAAACACCGGATCGCATCGGTCTGCGAGGGACGCCCGCTGTCCCTCGCGGAGATCGGGGCGTACACCCGCCTGCCTCTGGGGGTGGCCCGGGTACTGGTCGCGGACATGGTGGCCGACGGCCTGCTGACGCTTCACACTCCCGCTTCGTCCGAGGTCTACGAGGAGCGGATGGAACTGCTTGAAAGGGTACTTAGTGGACTTCGCAGGCTATGA
- a CDS encoding pyridoxal phosphate-dependent aminotransferase: MSTTASTDPASGTDPLVRRMRPFGTTIFAEMSALAVRTGAVNLGQGFPDTDGPPEMLAAAAEALRTGHNQYPPGPGIPALRAAVAAHQRRFWGLDYDPDGEVLVTAGATEAIAAAILGLCETGDEVVTFEPYYDSYAASIALAGAVRRPVTLRPSTDGRYAFDPDELRAAFGPHTRLVLLNSPHNPTGKVFTREELTLIAALCQEYDAYAVTDEVYEHLVFSDAGSTHVPLATLPGMRERTLRISSAGKTFSCTGWKIGWVSGPAALVSAAMRVKQFLTFVNGGPLQPAVAVALGLPDSYYEGFRAGLEAQRDQLAEGLVDAGFGVLPSEGTYFVTTDITPLGGVDGVEFCRSLPERCGVVAVPTQVFYDDVAAGRHLVRFAFCKRPTVLTEAVTRLRRMAH; the protein is encoded by the coding sequence GTGAGCACCACAGCCAGCACCGACCCCGCGTCCGGCACCGACCCCCTGGTACGGCGGATGCGCCCGTTCGGCACGACGATCTTCGCGGAGATGTCGGCGTTGGCGGTCCGGACCGGCGCGGTCAACCTGGGTCAGGGCTTCCCCGACACCGACGGGCCACCGGAGATGCTCGCCGCGGCGGCCGAGGCACTGCGCACCGGCCACAACCAGTACCCGCCCGGGCCGGGCATCCCGGCACTGCGCGCCGCCGTCGCCGCCCACCAGCGCCGGTTCTGGGGTCTCGACTACGACCCCGACGGCGAGGTGCTGGTCACCGCCGGGGCCACCGAGGCCATCGCCGCCGCCATCCTCGGCCTGTGCGAGACCGGCGACGAGGTGGTCACCTTCGAGCCCTACTACGACTCGTACGCGGCCTCGATCGCCCTGGCCGGGGCCGTCCGCCGGCCGGTGACGCTGCGCCCCTCGACCGACGGCCGGTACGCCTTCGACCCCGATGAACTGCGTGCCGCCTTCGGCCCACATACCCGTCTCGTGCTGCTCAACTCACCGCACAACCCGACCGGCAAGGTCTTCACCCGCGAGGAACTGACCCTGATCGCGGCGCTGTGCCAGGAGTACGACGCGTACGCCGTCACCGACGAGGTCTACGAACACCTGGTCTTCTCCGACGCCGGCTCGACACACGTACCGCTGGCCACCCTGCCCGGCATGCGGGAACGCACGTTGCGGATCTCGTCCGCGGGGAAGACGTTCTCGTGCACCGGCTGGAAGATCGGCTGGGTCAGCGGCCCGGCCGCACTGGTGTCCGCGGCGATGCGGGTGAAGCAGTTCCTGACCTTCGTCAACGGCGGGCCGCTGCAACCCGCGGTCGCGGTGGCGCTCGGCCTTCCCGACAGCTACTACGAGGGGTTCCGGGCCGGCCTGGAGGCGCAGCGCGACCAGCTCGCCGAGGGGCTGGTCGACGCCGGCTTCGGGGTGCTCCCGTCGGAAGGCACCTACTTCGTCACCACCGACATCACCCCGCTCGGCGGCGTCGACGGCGTGGAGTTCTGCCGGTCGCTGCCGGAACGCTGTGGCGTGGTCGCCGTACCCACCCAGGTCTTCTACGACGACGTGGCGGCAGGCCGGCACCTGGTCCGGTTCGCCTTCTGCAAACGCCCGACCGTGCTCACCGAAGCCGTCACCCGCCTACGCCGCATGGCGCACTGA